From the genome of Streptomyces sp. NBC_01317, one region includes:
- a CDS encoding helicase C-terminal domain-containing protein: protein MPDGTGGTPPRTLAEALRTRGDDSLTALLRARPDLLNPVPNDLSQLATRAGTRASVVRALERLDRFTLQTAEALAVAPEPAPYDALRALLTGDEGDPRIERALPGAVGRLRDQALIWGSDTRLRLVRTARELLAPSPTHPSPTGLGPTVAEATAGMSPGRIQEILTAAWLPSTHDPVSAVASLTELFTDRTRMAALLDTAPMEALSVLDRLVWGPPYGEVTSSPTPPVQWLRDRGLLLPATTRTVVLPREVALHLRAGRAHRVIEPVAPPVAPRTSEPGSGSRPQLVDSTAAGQAYTALATVEELAKDWNEGGPSVLRAGGLSVRDLKRTAAALGVTEPIAAFWVELAYAAGLLAADGEADERYAPTPAYDEWEELSSPERWARLAVAWLTATRTAGLVGGQDAKGRTLAALGPDLDRGPAPEVRRRILDLLATLPEGTPPDPESLMARLRWERPLRGASAAGRPDDLRGRLAAWTLNEAEMLGLTGRGALSTHGRALLDALGDPAEGITTTPAELAAAGLRAAEALRPLLPEPLDHVLLQADLTAVAPGPLLRPLAELLSVAAEVESTGGATVYRFTPASVRRALDAGQSATGLHDFLRAHSRTPVPQPLTYLVDDVARKHGHLRVGSANAYVRCDDEAVLDEIVADRRSQGMRLRRLAPTVLAAQADPSSLLEGLRAMGFAPAAESADGDVLITRAHAHRTPPRTAPAPVPDGPPVPDTTLLGAAVRAIRAGDLAATVVHKTVPEPAGSRSRARAVSASASASTEASRSSGPSRSGDLPRTTSAETLATVQAAAMTGSALWIGYVNAEGAASQRVIAPVRVEGGFVTAYDHTADEVRTYPLHRITGVAELADDTA from the coding sequence GTGCCAGATGGAACCGGCGGTACGCCACCGCGCACACTCGCGGAGGCCCTGCGCACCCGGGGCGACGACTCCCTCACCGCGCTGCTCCGCGCCCGACCCGATCTGCTCAACCCCGTACCCAACGACCTCTCGCAGCTCGCGACCCGCGCGGGCACCCGCGCCTCTGTCGTCCGGGCGCTGGAGCGGCTCGACCGCTTCACGCTCCAGACGGCGGAAGCGCTCGCTGTCGCCCCCGAGCCCGCGCCGTACGACGCGCTCCGCGCGCTCCTCACCGGCGACGAGGGCGACCCGCGCATCGAGCGCGCCCTGCCCGGCGCCGTGGGACGGCTGCGCGACCAGGCGCTGATCTGGGGCAGTGACACCCGGCTGCGGCTGGTCCGTACCGCCCGCGAGCTGCTCGCGCCCTCGCCGACCCACCCGTCCCCCACCGGCCTCGGCCCGACCGTCGCCGAGGCCACCGCCGGGATGTCGCCGGGCCGGATCCAGGAGATCCTGACGGCCGCCTGGCTGCCGTCCACCCACGACCCGGTCTCCGCCGTCGCGTCCCTGACCGAGCTGTTCACGGACCGCACCCGCATGGCCGCCCTGCTGGACACCGCCCCCATGGAGGCGCTGTCCGTGCTGGACCGGCTGGTGTGGGGGCCGCCGTACGGCGAGGTCACCTCCAGCCCCACCCCGCCCGTGCAGTGGCTGCGCGACCGGGGCCTGCTGCTGCCCGCGACGACGCGCACGGTCGTCCTGCCCCGCGAGGTGGCTCTCCATCTGCGCGCGGGGCGGGCGCACCGCGTGATCGAGCCGGTCGCTCCGCCCGTCGCGCCCCGGACGAGCGAGCCGGGTTCCGGTTCCCGTCCACAGCTTGTGGACAGTACGGCGGCCGGGCAGGCGTACACCGCCCTCGCCACCGTCGAGGAGCTGGCCAAGGACTGGAACGAGGGCGGCCCGAGCGTCCTGCGGGCCGGCGGTCTGTCCGTACGGGACCTGAAGCGCACCGCCGCCGCCCTCGGCGTCACCGAGCCGATCGCCGCCTTCTGGGTCGAACTGGCCTACGCGGCGGGGCTGTTGGCGGCGGACGGCGAGGCCGACGAACGGTACGCGCCGACCCCCGCGTACGACGAGTGGGAGGAGCTGTCCTCCCCCGAGCGCTGGGCACGGCTCGCCGTCGCGTGGCTGACCGCGACCCGTACGGCCGGTCTGGTCGGCGGCCAGGACGCCAAGGGCCGTACGCTCGCGGCCCTCGGCCCGGACCTGGACCGGGGCCCCGCGCCCGAGGTCCGCCGCCGCATCCTGGACCTCCTCGCCACGCTGCCCGAGGGCACCCCGCCCGACCCCGAGTCGCTGATGGCCCGGCTGCGCTGGGAGCGCCCGCTGCGCGGCGCCTCGGCCGCCGGCCGCCCCGACGACCTGCGCGGGCGGCTCGCTGCCTGGACGCTGAACGAGGCGGAGATGCTCGGCCTCACCGGCCGGGGCGCGCTCTCCACGCACGGCCGGGCGCTGCTCGACGCGCTGGGCGACCCCGCCGAGGGGATCACCACCACCCCCGCCGAACTGGCCGCCGCCGGTCTGCGCGCGGCGGAGGCCCTCAGGCCGCTGCTGCCCGAGCCGCTGGACCACGTACTGCTCCAGGCGGACCTCACGGCCGTGGCCCCGGGCCCGCTCCTGCGGCCGCTCGCCGAACTGCTCTCCGTCGCCGCCGAGGTGGAGTCGACGGGCGGGGCGACGGTCTACCGCTTCACCCCCGCTTCCGTACGGCGGGCCCTGGACGCCGGGCAGTCGGCCACCGGGCTGCACGACTTCCTCAGGGCCCACAGCCGTACGCCGGTGCCGCAGCCGCTCACGTACCTGGTGGACGACGTGGCCCGCAAGCACGGTCATCTGCGGGTCGGTTCCGCCAACGCGTACGTGCGCTGCGACGACGAGGCGGTGCTGGACGAGATCGTCGCCGACCGGCGGTCGCAGGGCATGCGGCTGCGGCGGCTGGCGCCCACGGTCCTGGCGGCCCAGGCCGACCCGTCGTCGCTGCTGGAGGGGTTGCGGGCGATGGGCTTCGCGCCGGCGGCGGAGTCCGCCGACGGAGACGTCCTGATCACCCGGGCCCACGCGCACCGGACCCCTCCCCGTACGGCGCCCGCGCCGGTGCCGGACGGTCCGCCGGTGCCGGATACGACGCTGCTGGGGGCGGCGGTACGGGCGATCCGGGCGGGGGACCTGGCGGCGACCGTCGTACACAAGACCGTGCCGGAGCCGGCGGGTTCACGGTCGCGGGCGCGGGCGGTGTCGGCATCGGCATCGGCATCGACGGAGGCGTCCAGATCATCCGGGCCTTCACGATCGGGTGACCTGCCGCGTACGACGTCGGCGGAGACCCTGGCCACGGTCCAGGCGGCCGCCATGACCGGTTCGGCGCTCTGGATCGGGTACGTCAACGCGGAGGGCGCG